The region GCGCGCCCACGTCGACATAGGTTTGCGGCTGCAGGGTGCCGATGGCCGTGACGCTGGCCTCAATGTTGCCGCGCTTGACGGGCGCCGTGTCGAACACGGTTTTCGGGCCGCGCGTGGCCCACAGTGCGCCGGCGCCGAACAGCGCCAGCAAGACCACGCCGCCCAGGATGCGGGCGCGGCGGGTAGGCAGGCGGGCCGCCATCAGGCAGCCACTTTCAATACATTCAACACATCAATCGGTGTCGCCAGGCGTGAAAAGTGCATCAGTCTATCCTTGAAAATGGCGGTAAACATCACCGCAGGAACGTCACAAGACCTGCCAGCGCGGCGACGGCTGCCAGCAGGGAACTACGAAACAGCAAGCGGGGCGCATACGGCAGCAGCAGGGCCACCAGCAGCGCGCCCGCCCCGATGAACCCCAGCCAGGCGACCACGCCGACGGTGGCGCTCCAGCCGGCCACGCAGGGCCAGATGGCCAGCGCCAGCAACACCGCGCCGGCCAGTTGCAGCGCGCGCCGCACGTTTGGCGCCGCGTCCCTGCCCCAGACCTGGCCATGGTGGCGGTCCATCGCCAGCGAGAGGCTGGCCATGCCCGCATACGACAGGCCCAGCGCGCACAGGATGGTATTGATCATGACTGTCCTTCCGTAGTGACGTGCAGGCTGGCCGTGGGCGCAGCGTTTTCCCTGGCCGCGGCCTTTTTCAGTGGTTTTTCCTTGCGCTTGTGGACTTTCCACGCGCCCCAGGCGGCCAGCAGACCGAAGGCCATGCTGCCCAGCTCCACGCCGGCGCTTTCCCAGTCGCCGCGCGCGATTTGCGCCGCCAGATTGTCGCCCGTGCTCAATACATTCAAGACGGGCAGCAGCAGGCACAGGGCGGCCAGCAAGCCCAGTTGCTCGATCCACGCGCGCTTTTCCGCGCGCAGGCAGGCGTGCACCAGCATCACAAACCACACGCCGAAGAAGGCCCGCAATTCCCAGCCGGCGCGGTGCTCGATGCCGACGGGGATCAAACGGTTGGCCCACAGGAAGCCCACGCAGGCGATGGACAGGCCGGCGATCGCCGCCACGTTCAGGCAGGCGATGACGCGGTACACGCGCTGTGTGTAGGCGCCGAACTCGCCGCCCGACTTCTGGCGACGCTTGACCATGAACAGGATCGCCCCCGTGCCCATCATGGCCGTACCGGCCAGGCCGCAGAAAAAGTACAGCCAGCGCATCGGCGTGCCGCCGAAGCCCACCATGTGCAGGTTCGACATGACGGAGCGCGTCAGGCCCGCGCCACCCGTATCCGACTCGCCGGGCAGGCGCAAGGCGACCTGTTCGCCCGTGGCCAGCGCATAGCAGGCCCGGCCCGTGTTGGCGCTGAGGCGTTCCATCGTGTCCGTCTCTTCATTCCAGCCGTACATGCACACGCGCATGGACGCGTCGTTCGGGTTGTCCAGCACCACGGCGCGGATTTCCTGGCCGATGGCCTGTTCGGCGCGCAGCGCGAACGATTCCAGCGCGGGAATGGCCAGCGGCTGGCCCGTTTTCACGGGTTTACCCACATCGTTCCAGTCGGCCAAAAAGGCTTTCTTGGCATTGTCCATGCCGTATTGCGCCACCACGGGGGCCGGCACATAGTCATCGCTGAAGAAGGCCAGGCCCGTGTAGGCGATCATGAACTGGAACGGCAAGGTCAGCACGGCCACCGCGTTGTGCGCGTCGAGCCACGAGCGCTGGCCCTTGGCCGGGCGGAAGGTGAAGAAATCCTTGAAGATGCGCTTGTGCGTGATGACGCCGCTCACCAGCGCCACCAGCATGATCATGGTGGTGATGGCGACGATCCATACGCCGATGCGTCCCGCGTGCAGCTCGTAGTGAAAATCGACGAAATGGTGGCCGCCGATGGTCTCGCGCGCATTTTCCTCGCGCGCATGTTCGATGACGGCGCCCGTCAGCGGATCGAGGTCCGCCGAGCCGTAGCCGCCGGCGGGCTGGAACCAATAGGCGGACAAGCCGTGGCCGGGACGCTGCACGGGCCAGATTTCCCACATGTCCGCCTTCGGATGTTCCTTGGCCATGAAGTCGAGCGCCAGTTCCAGGCGGTGCCCACGGTCCGTGACCTTCGGCAGCGGCGGATCGTTCGCATGCGCCGCCTCTTCGAGCGCGTGTTCGGGCGTCATCCAGTGGCCGATCGGGTCGTCGAAGACGGCCAGGGTGCCGGTCAGGAAAATGGCGAACAGCAGCCAGGAAATCCACAGGCCGCTCCACGTATGCAGCCAGGCCATGGCCTGGCGCAAGCCGCCCTGCTGCGGCGTTTTCACCACTTTATCT is a window of Janthinobacterium rivuli DNA encoding:
- a CDS encoding DUF3325 domain-containing protein → MINTILCALGLSYAGMASLSLAMDRHHGQVWGRDAAPNVRRALQLAGAVLLALAIWPCVAGWSATVGVVAWLGFIGAGALLVALLLPYAPRLLFRSSLLAAVAALAGLVTFLR
- a CDS encoding PepSY-associated TM helix domain-containing protein, with product MNAVKVDKVVKTPQQGGLRQAMAWLHTWSGLWISWLLFAIFLTGTLAVFDDPIGHWMTPEHALEEAAHANDPPLPKVTDRGHRLELALDFMAKEHPKADMWEIWPVQRPGHGLSAYWFQPAGGYGSADLDPLTGAVIEHAREENARETIGGHHFVDFHYELHAGRIGVWIVAITTMIMLVALVSGVITHKRIFKDFFTFRPAKGQRSWLDAHNAVAVLTLPFQFMIAYTGLAFFSDDYVPAPVVAQYGMDNAKKAFLADWNDVGKPVKTGQPLAIPALESFALRAEQAIGQEIRAVVLDNPNDASMRVCMYGWNEETDTMERLSANTGRACYALATGEQVALRLPGESDTGGAGLTRSVMSNLHMVGFGGTPMRWLYFFCGLAGTAMMGTGAILFMVKRRQKSGGEFGAYTQRVYRVIACLNVAAIAGLSIACVGFLWANRLIPVGIEHRAGWELRAFFGVWFVMLVHACLRAEKRAWIEQLGLLAALCLLLPVLNVLSTGDNLAAQIARGDWESAGVELGSMAFGLLAAWGAWKVHKRKEKPLKKAAARENAAPTASLHVTTEGQS